One stretch of Rhodothermales bacterium DNA includes these proteins:
- a CDS encoding GIY-YIG nuclease family protein has translation HDTASVGKTPEGNAPPVTLSEGMPQRLFLSRREKAPMRSYYVYIMASLSRTLYTGVTNDLERRVWEHKHGQWPAFTSRYRIHRLVYLDTFHSVHEALEQEKRIKGWRRARKIALIEASNPKWDDLSARW, from the coding sequence TCACGATACGGCGTCGGTTGGCAAAACGCCAGAGGGTAATGCACCTCCTGTCACCCTGAGCGAGGGTATGCCGCAGCGGCTTTTCTTGTCTAGAAGAGAAAAAGCCCCTATGCGATCCTACTACGTATACATCATGGCCAGTTTATCACGAACGCTTTACACGGGCGTGACAAACGATCTGGAACGCCGGGTTTGGGAGCACAAGCACGGACAATGGCCTGCTTTCACATCGCGCTACCGGATTCACAGGCTCGTTTATCTCGACACGTTTCATAGCGTGCACGAGGCACTAGAACAAGAGAAGCGCATCAAAGGGTGGCGACGGGCGCGAAAAATTGCCCTGATTGAAGCGTCCAACCCGAAATGGGATGATCTGAGTGCAAGATGGTGA